Proteins from one Astatotilapia calliptera chromosome 8, fAstCal1.2, whole genome shotgun sequence genomic window:
- the ep300a gene encoding histone acetyltransferase p300 isoform X1, whose amino-acid sequence MAENVLDSGPPSAKRPKLSSPALSASASDGNDFGSLFELEHDLPDELISSNEQGLVNGGDPNQLHTTLGGGPALLGPGGGGGGAGGLGLGLGHGPGGVGGGQDAVAKHKQLSELLRAGATPSTQPGHQGAMGSPGGPAAMGQHLANMKASPGQGPQQMMGQGQHLSPQQQANMMQQQSAAGGMIRTMMGAQQKGSNGQQQPGMIGNQVINGSPRMGFGNQGMVGGSNLLAETLQQPGAGGQAGIRGQQPGAMNKMGMMGNPGGPFGGPYGSQGNQGLGGAGLGPQLQNKGSMANSMAQFNVDKKNPPMQGMGAMGTQQSQTGVGGPTGAPVGGAPGMVPGAQAVGTQVSAASAAAGAPPTADPEKRKLIQQQLVLLLHAHKCQRREQANGEVWQCNLPHCRTMKNVLNHMTHCQAGKSCQVAHCASSRQIISHWKNCTRHDCPVCLPLKNAGDKRNTQCESLLAGAATGLGSSLGTIPGSQPSAPNLNQPSQIDPSSIERAYAALGLTYQGNQIQAQTSQPNMPNQGLQGQAGVRPLNPMGVNPMGVNGGVGASPQSQQASLLQDTMMHLNMNNQGLNDAGGVGSMPTAAPPSATGMRKSWHEDITQDLRNHLVHKLVQAIFPTPDPAALKDRRMENLVAYARKVEGDMYESANSRAEYYHLLAEKIYKIQKELEEKRRTRLQKQGVNIGPAGMGQPPTGLPPNGPLTDPVMVRPAGPNQMNRTQGPGMNQFNQMGIQSMGQRSTPPLPLGPSGNQMGMVGPRVGQPNVNQLPAPYMSQGQFPGSGPGVGAQSGMTPPGGPGGMVQTQMGTPPPLSVASPLAQPGSAGTPSGVPPVGPMGPQSVGGGGPNSAVGAPASSMTPSNTNQQPNSNPHLGPMRGSSPSPAHSRSPTPHQTPPRLAGSQTPQPHTPNASHLVPPPAPQQNQLGQGPGSNKPLQQQHMGPAGSTTPSHPGMASSSTPHGSQLPRTPLSQKGSFPADSQAPTPASVSSLDTSSQQPASNTSATNVDIKMEVKHQDEEDESDAGSCSKGGKLGNLKMEEKPVKSEFKKEECSGEGGKGVPMETSTTTQGSGVKMEDRKPEVKKEVKKEVKDEEESSEAVVSQAPVKKKIFKPEELRQALMPTLESLYRQDPESLPFRMPVDPQLLCIPDYFDIVKNPMDLSTIKRKLDTGQYQEPWQYVEDIWLMFNNAWLYNRKTSRVYKYCSKLAEVFEQEIDPVMQSLGYCCGRKLEFSPQTLCCYGKQLCTIPRDAAYFSYQNSSPKFGLLANRYHYCEKCFNEIQGETVSLGDDPTQPQTSISKDQFEKKKNDTLDPELFVECMDCGRKMHQICVLHNDTIWPEGFVCDGCLKKSNKARKENKYSAKRLPQTKLGVFLEQRVNDFLKRQAHPESGEVFIRVVHVSDKVVEVKPGMKSRFVDSGEMSESFPYRTKALFAFEDIDGADVCFFGMHVQEYGSDCPQPNQRRVYISYLDSVHFFRPRCLRTAVYHEILIGYLEYVKKLGYTTGHIWACPPSEGDDYIFHCHPADQKIPKPKRLQEWYKKMLDKAVAERIVHDYKDIFKQATEDRLTSAKELPYFEGDFWPNVLEESIKELEQEEEERKREENSTSNESVDDTKGDSKNAKKKNNKKTSKNKSSLSRANKKKPGMPNVSNDLSQKLYATMEKHKEVFFVIRLIAGPMANALPPIADPDPLMACDLMDGRDAFLTLARDKHLEFSSLRRSMWSSTCMLVELHNQSQDRFVYTCNECKHHVETRFHCTVCEDYDLCITCYNTKGHEHKMEKLGLGLDDESSNQSAAATQSPGDSRRLSIQRCIQSLVHACQCRNANCSLPSCQKMKRVVQHTKGCKRKTNGGCPICKQLIALCCYHAKHCQENKCPVPFCLNIKHKLRQQQLQHRLQQAQMLRRRMASMQRVGQPAAGGAPGGNGQPSPGANNGATGPGTPTSGTQPPTPQTPTQGNMSAPSQQQGVGMGGMGTPGEQQQGGGIPPQHHLHQFPSAGGGGMMNSPQQQMVPQLQQQPPNLQQLQQQQHPGSLPPYNPRPAGVPALHQPLGKPGMGPATPPQQQPPPNQGQGSMGVQGQQQGPPLAAVETALKIQRLAETQRQMAHAQAHMRGLGQGGMIPPHPHHQNNQAQMRMPHIGAQGMPLQAQGVDGRTMLDPQQPGTLAGMQQGGPPSQLPPQVQQQVQPGGQLQPTNQQWGAGGPTMNQQQRPNMMGHMTPQQQPAVPQPQQQMLNQQQPQPGNRGLMQAIGGAGGVPASLVAGSGNLPQAALQDLLRALRSPSSVLQQQQVLNILRSNPTLMAAFIRQRAARYQGAQGGPGGAGGPPQGGPGGVRFQGAAGGLPGVGAPGANQLANMDGQQQVNVNQAGQPGMNIPQGGAGGGNMPTMAQLQQLQQRPMLPGNLQQQQQMATLQQQQQQQQQQQQPQGAMQPGQQGNIANMTPQFREMFLRRLQQQQQQQMGNHGQFQQPQGLQQQQGQQSFMQPGQGQPGIPPSSQPQPGGGVGVPQQQGPPPGGPGQLGQQGYQMSQVAAVLQHRLMQQQQQQQNQMGGLQGQDVGPSGGPGGPPLQPGQGGSGPGQQPQSGAGGGPQMPQTSQAMLAQNIQQRLLQQQQQQHLGGGSPAHHSSPMSPQQQMAQSPHHHLQGQGGLGPAGSLSSQVRSPQPSPRPQSQPPRSSPSPRMQPSSQPQPSPHRISPQTQSGSPHPGHLSQHYSNMAPPQPPQPQQQQPGSSVDPSQYNSDQNSIMSQLSGMTGMHGGQGGQSDMLGGSNNSGGGSNNNNQELGTNINHNLM is encoded by the exons ATGGCCGAGAACGTTCTGGACTCTGGCCCGCCTTCAGCCAAGAGGCCTAAACTCTCCTCTCCGGCACTTTCCGCGTCCGCCAGCGATGGAAACG ATTTCGGATCTCTTTTTGAATTGGAGCACGACCTCCCAGATGAGCTCATCAGCTCCAATGAACAAGGTCTGGTCAATGGTGGGGACCCTAACCAGCTGCACACCACTCTAGGAGGAGGACCGGCATTGTTGGGTCCTGGAGGCGGTGGTGGAGGGGCAGGAGGATTGGGTCTTGGGCTTGGTCATGGTCCTGGGGGAGTTGGTGGAGGGCAGGATGCAGTGGCCAAGCATAAACAGCTGTCAGAGCTTTTGCGTGCGGGGGCAACACCCTCAACTCAGCCGGGGCACCAAGGAGCCATGGGTAGCCCAGGAGGCCCCGCTGCCATGGGGCAGCACTTAGCGAACATGAAGGCGTCCCCTGGTCAGGGGCCTCAGCAGATGATGGGCCAAGGACAACACCTTTCCCCTCAGCAGCAGGCCaacatgatgcagcagcagagtgCTGCAGGTGGAATGATCAGGACCATGATGGGAGCACAGCAGAAAGGCAGTAATGGACAGCAGCAGCCAGGCATGATTGGGAACCAGGTGATTAATGGCTCTCCAAGGATGGGTTTCGGCAATCAGGGGATGGTCGGTGGCAGCAACCTTTTGGCTGAGACCCTACAGCAGCCGGGAGCTGGGGGCCAGGCTGGGATAAGAGGCCAGCAGCCTGGAGCAATGAACAAG ATGGGGATGATGGGGAATCCAGGGGGGCCCTTTGGAGGCCCATATGGAAGTCAAGGGAATCAAGGTCTGGGAGGCGCAGGGCTGGGCCCTCAGCTCCAGAACAAAGGTTCCATGGCTAATAGCATGGCCCAGTTCAATGTGGACAAGAAGAACCCGCCCATGCAAGGAATGGGCGCCATG GGCACACAGCAGTCACAGACAGGTGTGGGTGGTCCCACAGGTGCACCTGTGGGAGGAGCCCCCGGGATGGTGCCGGGCGCTCAAGCAGTTGGTACCCAGGTTTCTGCAGCATCCGCTGCAGCCGGAGCACCGCCCACAGCCGACCCTGAAAAACGCAAGCTAATCCAGCAGCAACTGGTACTCCTGCTACATGCACACAAGTGCCAGCGGCGGGAGCAGGCCAATGGTGAAGTCTGGCAGTGCAACCTGCCCCACTGCCGGACTATGAAGAATGTCCTCAACCATATGACTCACTGCCAGGCTGGGAAGTCCTGTCAGG TTGCTCACTGTGCATCATCGAGGCAGATCATCTCCCACTGGAAGAATTGCACGCGACATGATTGTCCTGTCTGCCTGCCGCTGAAGAATGCCGGGGACAAGAGGAACACGCAGTGTGAGT CTCTACTTGCAGGGGCTGCTACAGGACTAGGCAGCTCACTTGGTACAATCCCTGGTAGCCAACCAAGTGCTCCCAATCTCAATCAGCCAAGCCAGATTGATCCCAGCTCTATAGAAAGGGCCTATGCTGCTCTGGGCCTCACCTACCAAGGGAACCAAATCCAGGCTCAGACTTCCCAGCCTAACATGCCCAACCAAGGCCTTCAAGGGCAGGCTGGTGTGAGGCCTCTGAACCCAATGG GTGTGAATCCTATGGGAGTGAATGGAGGTGTGGGTGCTTCCCCTCAGAGCCAGCAAGCTAGTCTGCTGCAAGATACAATGATGCATCTTAATATGAACAACCAGGG TCTGAATGATGCTGGTGGGGTCGGTTCCATGCCCACAGCAGCCCCTCCCTCCGCCACAGGCATGAGGAAAAGCTGGCATGAGGACATCACACAGGATCTACGAAATCATTTGGTACACAAGCT TGTCCAGGCCATCTTTCCGACTCCAGATCCCGCTGCCCTCAAGGACCGTCGAATGGAGAACCTGGTGGCTTATGCCCGAAAAGTTGAGGGTGACATGTATGAATCAGCTAACAGCAGA GCTGAGTATTACCATTTGCTGGCAGAGAAGATCTACAAGATCCAGAAGGAATtggaagagaagaggaggaccCGACTGCAGAAGCAAGGTGTGAACATTGGACCTGCTGGCATGGGACAGCCCCCTACTGGGCTGCCTCCAA ACGGTCCCCTAACTGACCCGGTAATGGTGCGACCAGCAGGACCAAATCAGATGAACAGAACGCAAGGCCCAG GTATGAATCAGTTTAACCAAATGGGAATACAGTCTATGGGCCAGAGGTCAACACCTCCTCTACCCTTGGGACCATCTGGCAACCAG atGGGAATGGTTGGACCCAGGGTGGGGCAGCCCAATGTTAACCAGCTGCCAGCCCCGTATATGTCCCAGGGACAGTTTCCTGGCTCAGGACCTGgagttggagctcagtctgggatGACACCACCTGGGGGACCAGGAGGTATGGTGCAG ACGCAGATGGGCACTCCTCCCCCCCTCTCAGTTGCGAGTCCTCTAGCACAGCCGGGTTCAGCTGGCACTCCCAGTGGTGTCCCTCCAGTAGGGCCAATGGGGCCTCAAAGCGTGGGTGGTGGAGGTCCCAACTCAGCTGTTGGAGCCCCTGCCTCATCAATGACTCCATCTAACACAAACCAACAACCCAACTCCAACCCTCATTTGGGGCCCATGCGTGGCAGCTCACCCTCTCCTGCTCACAGCCGATCACCTACTCCCCACCAGACGCCCCCCAGGCTTGCTGGGTCGCAGACGCCACAACCACACACCCCTAATGCATCACATTTGGTGCCACCCCCAGCTCCTCAGCAGAACCAGCTTGGTCAGGGTCCTGGCTCCAACAAGCCCCTCCAGCAGCAACACATGGGGCCTGCTGGTTCAACCACTCCATCTCATCCTGGAATGGCCTCAAGTTCAACACCGCATGGCAGTCAGCTGCCACGTACTCCG TTATCCCAGAAGGGTTCGTTCCCAGCCGACAGTCAGGCCCCGACCCCAGCTTCTGTCAGCAGTCTAGACACCTCGTCCCAGCAACCGGCGTCAAACACTTCAGCCACCAATGTGGACATAAAGATGGAGGTCAAACATCAGGATGAGGAGGACGAGAGCGATGCTGGGAGCTGCTCCAAAGGAGGGAAACTCGGCAACCTCAAAATGGAGGAAAAGCCTGTGAAATccgaatttaaaaaagaagagtgTTCTGGAGAAGGCGGTAAAGGAGTTCCTATGGAAACGTCGACTACAACACAGGGGTCAGGAGTAAAGATGGAAGACAGAAAACCGGAGGTGAAGAAAGAGGTGAAGAAAGAGGTGAAAGATGAAGAGGAGAGCTCGGAAGCAGTCGTGTCGCAGGCCCCAGTGAAAAAGAAGA TCTTCAAACCGGAGGAGCTTCGTCAGGCCCTGATGCCCACGCTTGAATCGCTCTACAGACAAGATCCAGAGTCTCTGCCATTCAGAATGCCTGTTGATCCTCAACTGCTCTGCATACCT GATTACTTTGACATTGTGAAGAACCCAATGGACTTATCAACCATCAAGCGAAAGCTAGACACAG GTCAGTACCAGGAGCCCTGGCAGTACGTGGAAGACATCTGGCTGATGTTCAACAATGCCTGGCTGTACAATCGCAAAACCTCACGAGTCTACAAGTACTGCTCCAAGCTGGCTGAGGTTTTCGAACAGGAGATCGACCCTGTGATGCAGAGTCTTGGCTACTGTTGTGGGAGGAAG CTGGAGTTCTCTCCTCAGACGTTGTGCTGCTATGGAAAGCAGCTGTGCACTATCCCCCGAGACGCTGCATACTTCAGCTACCAGAACAG TTCACCAAAATTTGGGCTTCTTGCTAACAGGTACCACTACTGCGAAAAGTGTTTCAACGAGATCCAGGGAGAGACCGTTTCCCTGGGTGACGACCCCACCCAGCCACAGAC ATCAATAAGCAAGGATCAgtttgagaagaagaagaacgacACACTGGACCCTGAGCT GTTTGTTGAATGTATGGATTGTGGTCGGAAGATGCATCAGATATGCGTCTTGCACAATGACACAATCTGGCCAGAAGG TTTTGTATGTGATGGCTGCTTAAAGAAGTCGAATAAGGCGAGGAAGGAAAACAAGTATTCTGCCAAAA GGTTGCCCCAAACGAAGTTGGGGGTTTTTCTGGAGCAAAGGGTGAACGACTTCTTAAAGCGACAGGCCCACCCAGAGTCTGGAGAGGTCTTCATTCGTGTTGTTCATGTATCTGATAAAGTCGTGGAGGTCAAACCAGGCATGAAGTCCAG ATTTGTGGACAGTGGCGAGATGTCAGAGTCATTCCCATACAGGACTAAAGCCCTTTTTGCATTCGAGGACATTGATGGAGCAGACGTCTGTTTCTTTGGTATGCATGTTCAGGAGTATGGATCTGACTGCCCTCAGCCCAACCAGAG GCGAGTGTACATCTCCTACCTGGATAGCGTACACTTCTTTCGGCCGCGCTGTCTAAGAACAGCAGTTTACCATGAAATACTCATTGGCTACTTGGAGTATGTGAAGAAATTGGG CTACACCACCGGCCACATCTGGGCCTGCCCACCTAGCGAAGGCGACGACTACATCTTCCACTGTCACCCTGCAGATCAGAAGATCCCGAAGCCCAAACGCCTTCAGGAGTGGTACAAGAAAATGCTGGATAAAGCTGTGGCAGAACGGATAGTGCATGACTACAAG GATATATTCAAGCAGGCGACAGAGGATCGTTTGACCAGTGCCAAGGAATTGCCTTACTTTGAGGGGGACTTTTGGCCTAATGTGCTGGAGGAGAGCATCaaggagctggagcaggaggaggaggagaggaaaagggAGGAGAACAGCACTTCCAATGAGAGTGTTGAT gACACAAAAGGAGACAGCAAaaatgcaaagaagaagaacaacaaaaagactAGTAAGAACAAGAGCAGCCTGAGCCGAGCCAATAAGAAGAAGCCTGGGATGCCTAATGTGTCCAATGACCTATCACAGAAACTCTATGCCACtatggaaaaacacaaagag GTGTTCTTTGTGATTCGGCTGATTGCAGGCCCAATGGCAAATGCCTTGCCCCCTATTGCTGACCCAGATCCCCTGATGGCATGTGACCTCATGGATGGTCGTGATGCTTTCCTGACACTGGCCCGAGACAAGCACCTTGAATTCAGTTCGCTGAGGAGGTCCATGTGGAGCTCAACGTGCATGTTGGTGGAGTTGCACAACCAAAGCCAGGACCGCTTCGTTTACACGTGCAATGAGTGCAAACACCACGTGGAGACTCGCTTCCACTGTACTGTTTGTGAG GATTACGACCTCTGCATCACATGCTACAACACTAAGGGACATGAGCACAAGATGGAGAAGTTAGGCCTCGGCTTGGATGATGAGAGCAGCAATCAGTCTGCCGCTGCCACTCAGAGTCCCGGAGATTCCCGTCGCCTCAGCATCCAGCGCTGTATCCAGTCGCTCGTCCACGCATGCCAGTGCCGAAATGCCAATTGCTCTCTGCCGTCCTGCCAGAAGATGAAACGTGTCGTTCAGCACACAAAAGGATGCAAGAGAAAAACCAACGGTGGCTGCCCCATCTGCAAGCAGCTTATCGCATTGTGTTGTTATCATGCTAAGCACTGTCAGGAAAACAAGTGCCCAGTCCCCTTCTGTCTAAATATCAAGCACAAGCTtcgccagcagcagctgcagcacaggCTTCAGCAAGCTCAGATGCTGAGAAGGAGAATGGCCAGCATGCAGAGAGTGGGCCAGCCCGCTGCAGGAGGAGCACCTGGGGGAAATGGACAACCCTCTCCTGGAGCCAACAATGGAGCTACTGGTCCTGGTACCCCTACATCGGGAACGCAGCCCCCTACCCCACAGACACCTACCCAGGGTAACATGTCTGCACCTTCTCAGCAGCAGGGGGTTGGGATGGGTGGTATGGGAACTCCAGGTGAGCAACAGCAAGGTGGTGGCATCCCCCCTCAACACCATCTCCACCAGTTTCCGTCAGCAGGTGGAGGGGGGATGATGAATTCTCCTCAGCAGCAGATGGTAcctcagcttcagcagcagccaCCAAATCTccagcagctccagcagcagcagcatcctgGTAGTTTGCCTCCATACAACCCCAGACCAGCTGGAGTCCCTGCTCTTCATCAGCCCCTTGGGAAACCTGGAATGGGTCCAGCAACCCCTCCTCAGCAACAACCACCACCCAATCAAGGCCAGGGGTCCATGGGTGTCCAAGGCCAGCAACAAGGGCCACCCCTGGCTGCTGTAGAGACGGCACTAAAAATCCAGCGCCTGGCAGAGACCCAGAGACAGATGGCTCACGCCCAAGCACACATGCGTGGCTTGGGACAGGGGGGCATGATACCTCCACATCCTCACCATCAGAACAACCAGGCCCAGATGAGAATGCCCCACATTGGGGCCCAGGGCATGCCGCTCCAGGCTCAGGGAGTTGATGGAAGGACTATGTTAGATCCACAGCAACCAGGAACGCTAGCAGGGATGCAACAGGGTGGTCCTCCGTCACAATTGCCGCCTCAAGTTCAGCAGCAGGTCCAGCCAGGTGGACAGCTTCAGCCAACAAACCAGCAGTGGGGTGCTGGGGGACCAACCATGAACCAACAACAACGGCCAAACATGATGGGTCATATGAcaccacagcagcagccagcAGTTCCCCAACCACAGCAACAAATGCTGAATCAGCAGCAGCCTCAACCAGGAAACCGAGGGCTGATGCAGGCAATTGGAGGAGCAGGGGGTGTACCTGCTTCATTAGTAGCTGGATCGGGGAACTTGCCACAGGCAGCACTACAAGATCTCCTGCGAGCGCTACGCTCCCCAAGCTCAGTCTTGCAACAGCAGCAAGTCCTCAACATCCTTCGTTCCAACCCAACGCTCATGGCTGCTTTTATtcggcagagagcagccaggtATCAAGGTGCTCAGGGTGGCCCTGGAGGAGCAGGCGGGCCTCCGCAAGGAGGTCCTGGAGGTGTGCGTTTCCAAGGAGCTGCTGGAGGTCTGCCTGGTGTAGGAGCGCCTGGAGCCAACCAGCTTGCCAATATGGATGGACAACAGCAGGTTAATGTGAACCAGGCAGGCCAGCCAGGGATGAACATCCCTCAGGGTGGAGCAGGGGGAGGAAATATGCCCACCATGGCTCAGCTTCAGCAGTTACAGCAGCGCCCGATGTTGCCAGGAAACttacagcaacaacagcaaatGGCCactttgcagcagcagcagcagcagcagcaacaacagcagcagccacaGGGAGCAATGCAACCAGGTCAGCAAGGGAACATCGCCAATATGACACCACAGTTCAGAGAGATGTTTTTGAGAAGActgcagcaacagcaacagcaacaaatgGGGAACCACGGCCAGTTCCAGCAGCCTCAAGGACTCCAGCAGCAACAAGGCCAGCAAAGCTTCATGCAGCCTGGCCAGGGACAGCCAGGGATACCCCCATCTTCTCAACCCCAACCTGGGGGTGGTGTAGGGGTTCCCCAGCAGCAAGGACCACCACCAGGTGGGCCAGGACAGTTAGGCCAGCAAGGCTACCAGATGTCACAAGTAGCTGCAGTGCTCCAGCACAGgctgatgcagcagcagcagcagcagcaaaatcaAATGGGTGGTCTTCAAGGACAAGATGTAGGCCCCAGTGGAGGCCCTGGAGGACCTCCACTCCAGCCTGGACAAGGTGGATCAGGGCCAGGGCAACAACCGCAGAGTGGTGCAGGTGGTGGCCCCCAAATGCCACAGACGTCCCAAGCCATGCTTGCCCAAAATATCCAGCAGAggctcctgcagcagcagcaacagcagcacctTGGAGGGGGTTCTCCAGCCCACCATAGCAGTCCTATGAGTCCCCAGCAGCAGATGGCCCAGTCCCCCCATCACCACCTACAGGGACAAGGAGGACTCGGTCCAGCTGGATCGCTCAGCAGTCAGGTCCGGTCCCCTCAGCCCTCACCAAGGCCACAGTCGCAGCCTCCACGCTCCAGCCCGTCCCCACGCATGCAGCCTTCCTCCCAGCCTCAGCCCTCACCTCACCGCATCTCCCCTCAGACCCAGAGTGGGTCGCCCCACCCAGGGCATCTCAGTCAACATTACTCCAACATGGCACCACCCCAACCTCCACAACCCCAGCAACAGCAGCCAGGTAGTTCTGTAGATCCTAGTCAGTACAATTCGGACCAGAACTCTATTATGTCTCAGCTGAGTGGGATGACGGGGATGCACGGTGGACAAGGGGGGCAATCAGACATGTTGGGTGGGAGCAACAACAGCGGCGGcggcagcaacaacaacaaccaggaGCTGGGAACGAACATTAACCACAACCTGATGTAG